A genomic segment from Capra hircus breed San Clemente chromosome 15, ASM170441v1, whole genome shotgun sequence encodes:
- the LOC102184357 gene encoding olfactory receptor 52N1: MFFLNGTSLTPISFILNGIPGLEEVHLWVSFPLCTMYSIAITGNFGLMYLIYSEEALHRPMYIFLALLSFTDVLMCTSTLPNTLCILWFNLKEIDFKACLAQMFFVHTFTGMESGVLMLMALDRYVAICYPLRYATILTNSVIAKAGLLTFLRGVMLVIPFTFLTKRLPYCRGNVILHTYCNHMSVAKISCGNVKVNAIYGLMVALLIGGFDILCITVSYTMILRAVVSLSSAEARQKAFSTCTAHIFAIVITYVPAFFTFFTHRFGGRSIPPHIHIIMANLYLLTPPTMNPIVYGIKTKQIRTCITRFLLKGEDNPSHNI, translated from the coding sequence ATGTTTTTTCTGAATGGCACTAGCCTCACTCCAATCTCATTCATCCTAAATGGcatccctggattggaagaagTGCATCTGTGGGTCTCCTTCCCTCTGTGTACCATGTATAGCATTGCAATCACAGGGAACTTTGGCCTTATGTATCTCATCTACTCTGAAGAAGCCTTACACAGACCAATGTACATCTTCCTAGCCCTTCTTTCCTTCACAGATGTTCTCATGTGCACCAGCACTCTTCCGAACACTCTCTGCATATTGTGGTTCAATCTCAAGGAGATTGATTTTAAAGCCTGCCTGGCCCAGATGTTCTTTGTGCACACCTTCACAGGGATGGAGTCTGGGGTGCTCATGCTCATGGCCCtggaccgctatgtggccatctgctaCCCCTTGCGCTATGCTACTATTCTCACTAATTCGGTCATTGCCAAGGCTGGGCTCCTTACTTTTCTTAGAGGTGTAATGCTTGTTatccctttcactttcctcacCAAACGCCTGCCATACTGCAGGGGCAATGTCATACTACATACCTACTGCAACCACATGTCTGTGGCCAAGATATCCTGTGGCAATGTTAAGGTCAATGCCATCTATGGTTTGATGGTTGCCCTCCTGATTGGGGGTTTTGACATCCTGTGCATCACAGTCTCCTACACCATGATCCTCCGGGCAGTGGTCAGCCTGTCCTCAGCAGAGGCTCGGCAGAAGGCCTTCAGCACCTGCACTGCACACATCTTTGCCATCGTCATTACCTATGTCCCAGCCTTCTTCACCTTCTTTACACATCGTTTTGGGGGACGCTCCATTCCTCCACACATACATATTATTATGGCTAATCTCTATCTACTCACGCCTCCTACAATGAATCCTATTGTGTATGGGATAAAAACCAAGCAGATACGAACATGTATCACTAGGTTCTTGCTTAAAGGAGAGGACAATCCTTCTCATAACATCTAA
- the LOC102169034 gene encoding putative olfactory receptor 56B2 yields the protein MPFQILSVREIIKKSNSLLFHLVKFQDLSNSNSSKFQVSEFVLLGFPGIHSWQHWLSLPLALLYLLALSTNILILIIINKEAALHQPMYYFLGILAVVDMGLATTIMPKILAILWFNAKAISFLQCFIQMYAIHCFVAMESGIFVCMAIDRYVAICRPLHYPSIITGSFVVKATVFMALRNSLTTIPIPVFAAQRQYCSKNQIEHCLCSNLGVTSLSCDDDKTVKSIYQLLLAWTLMGSDLGLIILSYALILQSVLKLNSAEAASKALSTCTSHLILILFFYTVIIVISITHSAAMTVPLIPVLLNVLHNVIPPALNPMVYALKNKGLRQGLYKVLKLYFKGN from the coding sequence ATGCCTTTTCAAATATTGTCAGTCAGAGAAATTATTAAGAAAAGTAACTCTCTACTTTTTCACTTAGTGAAGTTCCAGGATCTCAGCAACTCCAACAGCTCAAAGTTCCAGGTCTCTGAGTTCGTTCTTTTGGGATTCCCAGGCATTCACAGCTGGCAACACTGGCTATCCCTGCCCCTGGCTTTGCTCTACCTCTTAGCTCTCAGCACCAACATCCTTATCCTGATCATTATCAATAAAGAGGCAGCATTGCACCAGCCTATGTATTATTTCCTGGGCATCCTGGCTGTGGTAGACATGGGTCTGGCTACCACCATCATGCCCAAGATTTTGGCGATCTTGTGGTTTAATGCAAAAGCCATCAGTTTCCTTCAGTGCTTTATACAGATGTATGCTATACACTGTTTTGTGGCCATGGAATCAGGCATCTTTGTTTGCATGGCTATAGATAGATATGTAGCCATTTGTCGACCACTACACTATCCGTCGATAATTACTGGCTCCTTTGTGGTCAAAGCAACTGTGTTCATGGCACTCAGAAATAGCCTGACTACTATCCCAATTCCTGTGTTTGCAGCTCAGAGACAGTACTGCTCAAAGAACCAAATTGAGCACTGTCTTTGCTCAAATCTTGGAGTCACTAGCCTATCTTGTGACGATGACAAGACAGTCAAGAGTATCTACCAGCTACTTCTGGCCTGGACACTCATGGGAAGTGATTTGGGTTTGATTATTTTATCATATGCATTGATACTTCAATCTGTATTGAAGTTGAACTCAGCAGAAGCTGCATCCAAGGCCTTAAGTACCTGCACTTCCCACCTCATCCTAATTCTTTTCTTCTACACAGTCATTATTGTCATTTCTATCACACACAGTGCAGCAATGACAGTTCCCCTCATCCCAGTTCTACTCAATGTACTCCATAATGttattcctcctgccctcaatcccatGGTCTATGCACTCAAGAACAAGGGGCTCAGACAGGGCTTATATAAAGTTCTTAAACTGTACTTCAAAGGCAACTAA
- the LOC102168750 gene encoding olfactory receptor 52N5, which yields MVVSNNSCVPPKYFILNGIPGLERVHVWISLPLCTMYIISLVGNLGLVYLIHHEESLHHPMYFFLAMLSLVDLFTCTTTLPNALCIFWFNLKEINFNACLVQMFFVHGFTGVESGVLMLMALDRYVAICYPLRYATILTNPIIAKAGLVTFLRGALLMIPFPFLVKRLPFCRSNIISHTYCDHMSVVKLSCATIKVNVIYGLVVALLIGVFDICCISVSYTMILRAVVSLSSADARQKAFSTCTAHISAIIVTYVPAFFTFFTHRFGGHSIPSSLHIIVAYLYLLLPPTLNPIVYGVKTKQIRDNVIKLLQGVKSASTQDN from the coding sequence ATGGTGGTTTCCAACAATTCATGTGTGCCccccaaatattttattcttaatggaattcctggtctggaaagagTACATGTGTGGATCTCCCTCCCACTCTGCACAATGTATATCATCTCCCTTGTGGGAAACCTTGGCCTTGTGTATCTCATTCATCATGAGGAGTCCTTACATCAtccaatgtatttttttctggcaATGCTCTCCCTCGTTGATCTCTTTACCTGTACCACTACTTTACCCAATGCACTCTGCATCTTCTGGTTCAATCTCAAGGAAATTAACTTCAATGCTTGTTTAGTCCAGATGTTCTTTGTCCATGGGTTCACAGGTGTGGAGTCTGGAGTGCTCATGCTCATGGCTCtggaccgctatgtggccatttGCTACCCACTGCGCTATGCTACCATACTCACTAACCCTATCATTGCCAAAGCTGGACTTGTCACCTTCCTGAGGGGTGCATTGCTGATGATTCCTTTTCCATTCTTGGTTAAGCGTTTGCCCTTCTGCCGAAGCAATATTATCTCCCATACATATTGTGATCACATGTCAGTGGTGAAGTTATCCTGCGCCACTATCAAGGTCAATGTCATCTATGGTCTGGTGGTTGCCCTCCTGATTGGAGTGTTTGATATCTGCTGTATATCTGTATCGTACACTATGATCCTTCGGGCGGTTGTCAGTCTCTCCTCAGCAGATGCTCGGCAGAAAGCCTTCAGCACCTGCACTGCCCATATATCTGCCATTATTGTCACTTATGTTCCagcatttttcactttctttactcaCCGTTTTGGAGGACACAGTATTCCCTCTTCTCTTCACATCATTGTGGCTTATCTTTATCTTCTTCTTCCCCCAACTCTCAACCCCATTGTTTACGGGGTAAAGACAAAACAGATTCGAGACAATGTCATAAAGCTCTTGCAGGGTGTGAAAAGCGCAAGTACTCAGGACAATTGA
- the LOC102184641 gene encoding putative olfactory receptor 56B2 — MSQDLGDFNSSKFQVSEFILMGFPGIHSWQHWLSLSLALLYLLALSANILILIIINQEATLHQPMYYFLGILAVVDMGLATTIMPKIFTIFWFSAKTIGLPECFVQMYAIRSFVGMESGIFVCMAIDRYVAICQPLCYSSVITKSFVVKATVFMALRNSLTTIPIPVLAAQRHYCSKNQIEHCLCSNLGVTSLSCDDRTVNSVYQLLLAWILMGSDLGLILVSYALIFHSVLKLNSTEATSKALSTCTSHLILILFFYTVVIVISITHGSTMTFPLIPVLLNVLHNVIPPALNPMVYALKNKELRQGLCKLLKLDFKGN; from the coding sequence ATGTCCCAGGATCTCGGAGATTTCAACAGCTCAAAGTTTCAGGTCTCTGAGTTCATTCTGATGGGATTCCCAGGCATTCACAGCTGGCAACACTGGCTATCCCTGTCCCTGGCTCTGCTCTACCTCTTAGCTCTCAGTGCAAACATCCTTATCTTGATCATCATCAATCAGGAGGCAACACTGCACCAGCCTATGTATTATTTCCTGGGCATCCTGGCTGTGGTTGACATGGGCCTTGCTACCACCATCATGCCCAAGATTTTTACCATCTTTTGGTTCAGTGCAAAGACCATTGGTCTCCCTGAGTGCTTTGTACAGATGTATGCCATACGTAGTTTTGTAGGAATGGAATCAGGCATTTTTGTCTGCATGGCTATAGATAGGTATGTGGCAATTTGTCAACCACTATGTTATTCATCAGTAATCACCAAATCTTTTGTGGTCAAAGCTACTGTGTTCATGGCACTCAGAAACAGCCTGACTACCATCCCAATTCCTGTGTTGGCAGCTCAGAGACACTATTGCTCAAAAAACCAAATTGAGCACTGTCTGTGCTCTAATCTTGGTGTCACTAGTCTATCCTGTGATGACAGGACAGTCAACAGTGTTTACCAGCTACTTCTGGCCTGGATACTCATGGGGagtgacttgggtttgattcttgtATCCTATGCTTTGATATTTCACTCTGTACTGAAACTGAACTCAACAGAAGCTACATCCAAGGCCCTGAGTACCTGCACTTCCCACCTCATCCTAATCCTGTTTTTCTACACAGTCGTTATTGTCATTTCGATCACCCATGGTTCAACAATGACGTTTCCCCTCATCCCAGTTCTACTCAATGTACTCCACAACGtcattcctcctgccctcaatcctatGGTCTATGCACTCAAGAACAAGGAGCTCAGACAGGGCTTATGTAAGCTCCTTAAGCTGGACTTCAAAGGCAATTAA